The window GCAGGACCTGGCCCATGATCAGGCGGTCGACCTGGTCCGCGGCGACGCCGGAGCGCTCCAGCGCCGCGGCGATGGCGATGCCGCCGAGTTCCAGCGCCGACTTCCCCTTGAGTGAACCGAGGAGCTTGCCGATCGGCGTACGAGCCCCGTTGACGATCACCGTGCCCGACATGAGCCCCTCCAGGTCCCGCAGCCGCGGGCTGAGACGATATCGACCGGAAACTGTACCGCAGGGTTGACCGACCACGATCCACGACGAGATCCACCGACCAGCGGGAGCAAGCAATGAGCGGGGCAGACGGCGACACCGGCGCAGACCTGGGCGGCACCCTCGGACCACTCGTGACTCGGCTCGACCATGTCGGGATCGCCGTGGCCGACCTGGACGCCGCCACGGCGTTCTATGCACGCGCGTTCGGCATGCAGGTCGTTCACGAGGAGGTCAACGAGGAGCAGGGCGTCCGCGAGGCGATGCTGGCCGTCGGGGACAGCGGCTCGTACGTGCAGTTGCTCGCGCCGCTGACACCGGACTCGACGATCGGGAAGTTCCTGGACCGCAACGGTCCCGGCATCCAGCAGATGGCGTACGGCGTGACCGACGTCGAGGCCGCCGCGGCCCGGTTGCGGGCAGCCGGCGTACGGCTGCTGTACGACACCCCGCGGCGCGGCACCGCAGGATCCCGTATCAACTTCGTTCACCCCAAGGACTGCGGGGGGGTTCTGGTCGAGCTGGTCGAGGCAGCCGCGGACGCTCACGGTGAACCGGGGTCCGCGGATCACGCTGCCGCTCCGCACGCCTGACCGCCCTGCCGGCGCTGGCAACGGGGAGTTCTCGACGTGAACGACAGGGTCAGGCTTCGGCCTCGACCGCAGGTCGAGGTGGCGACGCGTCTCGACGGGTGAAATCTGGCCGCGCCACGCCCGGGACAGTCGGTGCGGCCTCGTACCATGGGCCGCGCCGGAACCACACGGTCGCCCCGGCCGTCCTGGAATCCGGCTCCGCCATCGCCGTCAGCTGTGCTGCGAGTCCGTCGGCGCTTCGCTGAGCGGTGGCTGCCGCTGTCCGTCCGGCTCCGGCGTCCGGTGTCCCGCTGTCCAGCCCCGAGGAGGCCGCGTGACCGCGACCGGGACGGCCTCGACCGGGGCCTCGGCGACCGGGACATCGTCGAACGCGACCGGCTCGGCCACCGGGCCGGTCAGCACCGAGCACCGCGGACTGCGCTACCTGCCCGGACTGGACGGGCTGCGGGCTATCGCCGTGGTCGGGGTGATGCTCTACCACGGCGATGTCAGCTGGGTCCGCGGCGGCTTCCTCGGGGTCGACGTCTTCTTCGTCCTGTCCGGGTTCCTGATCACGTCGTTGCTGCTCACCGAATACGCCCGCCGGGGCGGCATCGATTTCAAGGCCTTCTACCTCCGCCGCGCACGCCGACTGCTCCCGGCACTGCTGCTCATGCTGTTGGTGGTCGGCATCGCCGCGGCGTGGTTCGTCCGGGATGCCGCATCGCAAGTGCGACAGGACATTCCGGCTTCTCTGGGCTATGTCACGAACTGGTGGTACATCCTCGCCGACCAGTCCTATTTCGAGGCGATCGGCCGGCCGCCGCTGCTGAAGCACCTGTGGTCGCTGGCGGTGGAGGAGCAGTTCTATCTGATCTGGCCGGTCATCGCGTTCGCAGCGCTGCGCTGGGGCGGCCGCCGCGCGGTGATGATCGTGGCCGTCGTCGGGGCGATCGCCTCGACGATCTGGATGGCCGTGGTGTCGGTCCGGTACGGCTTCCCGGTCGACCACGATCCCAGCCGGGCGTATTTCGGCACCGACACCCACGCGATGGGCCTGCTGGTGGGTGCGGCGCTGGCCACCGTCTGGCGCCCGGATCGTTTCCGGGAACGGCTGCAGCCCAGCGCCGCGGCGGCGATCGACGCCGTCGGCCTGCTGGCGCTGGCGGCCGTCGTGGCGATCTTCCTCAGCGTCGGTGAGTACGCGCCGGCGCTGTACCGGGGCGGCTTCCTCGTGCTGGCTGTGGTCACCGCGATCCTCATCGCGGCCGCCAGCCATCCCGGCGCGCAACTGGGCCGGTGGCTCGGCGTGGCGCCGATGCGCTGGATCGGCGAGCGGTCGTACGGCCTCTACCTGTGGCACTGGCCGATCTTCCTGGTGACCCGCCCCGAGCTGGACCTCCCGGTGGACGGCTTCGCACTGTTGGCCCTGCGGTTCGGGCTGACCGCCGTCATAGCCGACCTCTCGTACCGCTTCGTCGAACTCCCGGTACGGCGCGGGGTCCTCGGCCGCTGGTGGCACGCCGTTCGCGACAGCGACGCGGTCCGCCGGGCCGCAGCGATGCGCCGCGCCGCGGTGGTGGGTGTCGCCGGCTCGATCGCGGTCGTCGCGATCGCCGCCGGTCTCGCCACTGCTCCCGCCCCGGACGCCGCCGCGCTCGGCGGTGTCGATATCGAGTCGGTCAGCCTGGACGATCCCGCCGACCCGGGCAGCGCCGACCCGGGCAGCGCCGACCCCGGCGACAGTGATCCGGGCAGCAGTGATCCGGGCACCAGTGAGCTCGGCGGTCCGGACACCTCCGATCCGGGCACCGACCCGGGCAAGGGCGACCCGCCGCCCGGGACCGGTCAGACCCCGCACTCCGGACCGACCACGGCTCCCGCGGTGGGCACGGTCACCGGGATCGGCGACTCGGTGATGCTGGGCGCCCGGACCACGCTGCGAACCCAGTTCCCCGGCATCGCCATCGACGCCGCCGTCGCCCGGCAGACCGGCACGATCCTGGCGCGGGTGCAGAAGTTCGCCGCCGCGGGCAAACTCGCGCCGGTCGTCGTCATCCACACCGGGACCAACGGCGTGGTGCCCGAGGACATGCTCTCGACGATGCTCACCACCCTCGCCGACCGCAGCCGCGTCGTGATCATCAACGATGCGGTCCCCCGCTCCTGGCGCGACGACAACAACGCCACGATCGCCGCCGTGGTCCCCCGCTTCCCCAACGCCGTCATCGCCGACTGGCGTGCGGTGTCCACCGGGCATCCGGAGTACTTCGTGGCCGACGGCGTCCACCTGACCGGGCCGGGCATGCACGCATACGCCGAAATGATCGCCGCCGCCATCGGTTCCTGACCCGCCCGGTTCGTCGCCGTACGGCGGGGTCCTCGACGTACGTCGGGTTAGACGTACGGCGGGCGCAGCGGGCCGATGAACCCGGCGATCGCGGCCGTGACGGCCTCGGGCGCCTCCAACGGGCTGAGGTGCCCTACGCCGGGCAGTGCGACGGCCGTCCCCCGGCTGAGGACGCCCAGCATGGCTGCCTGCTCCGCCTGCGGGCTGACCACGTCGTCCTCACCCCAGAGCACGAGCGCCGGCACCCCGAGCGCGGCCAGCACGTCGAGGGAGTCCGGCCGGGTCGCCATGGCCCGCTGCGCCCACGCGACCGCCGCGGGGCTCGCGGCGGCGATCCAGTCGCGTACCTGGTCGACCAGCTCGGGACGCTGCGACCGCGTCACCGGACCGAGCAGCCGCGAGGGCAGCGACTGCGCCAGCAGCTGCGTCGAGCGAGACCCGTCGACGGCGTCGGCTTCCTGTCGCCGTACCGCCGCGGCGTCGGGGCTGTCCGCCGTGGCCTTCGTGTCCACCAGCAGCAGGCCGGCCACCACCTCGGGCGCCTGCCGCAGCATCGCCATGGCGACGTAGCCGCCCATCGACACCCCGCCGAGCACACAGCGGTCGATCCGCAGCCGTTCGAGCAGCGCGAGGACGTCGCCGGCGAGGTACGGCAGAGCGGGTTCGTCGTCGCCCAGCGCCGATTCGCCGAACCCGCGCAGGTCCACCGTCAGCACCCGCCAGCCCTGCTGCGCCAAAGCGTCGCGCTGGGCCTGCCAGATCTGCCGGGGAAAGGGAAACGCCGGCAGCAGGACGACGGCCGGGCCGGTACCTACGTCGTCGTACCCGAGATCGACGATCACCGCTGCAGGCTAGCCGCCGTCGATCGCCGCCAGGTCGTCCCATCGCGTCGCCGGCCCGTCCCACTCGCGCGGCAACGGCGCCGAACCCGGGACGACCACGTCGGCGACCCGGTCCAGGACGGTCCGCACCGACGGCTCCCCCAGCCACAGATGCCGCGCTCCCGCGATGCCCTCCACGACAGCCTGCGGCACCCGCGCGAACCGCGCCCGCGCGTCGTCCGGCCGCAGGTTGTCGTCCAGTTCCGGCACCAGGCAGACCAGCGGCCGGCCGGAGCCGGCCCAGTGGTCGAGATCGTCGTCGGTCGACCATCGCAGCGGCGGGGACAGCAGGATGGCGCCGCGGACCGGGTCGCGGTCGCCGTGGCGGAGCACGACGTCGGTACCGAAGGACCAGCCCAGCAGCCACGGCGCGGGCAGGCCGCGCCGGCCGACCTCAGCGATAGCCGCGGCGAGGTCGAGTCCCTCGGCCCCCGAGGCGTCGAAGGTCCCTTCGCTGGTCCCGGCCGCGCTGGACGTCCCCCGGGTGTTGAAGCGCAGGACGGCGACACCGACCAGCGCGGGCAACCGCCATGCCGCCTTGCGCAGGACATGGCTGTCCATCATCCCGCCGGCGGTCGGCAGCGGGTGAACGCAGACCAGCGTGGCCACGGGACGGCCGGCGACCGGACTGGCCAGTTCACCGACCAGCCGTAGCCCGTCGCCGGTCAGCAGCGACAGCGGCTCGCGGTGAGCCGGCAGCACCGAGTTGGCGACGATGGGCGGCACGGCTGATCCCCTCCGGCTCGGCCGGCGCTGGACTAACGCGGGCGTCGGCGGTGGCGCGCCGACCAGCAGGGAGTGTGCCAGTGCCGCCGCAGCTGGGCGCCGTCAGGCCGGTCGGCCGGCCACGCCACCACGTGCGGCACCCCCACGGCGATCTCGTGATCGCAGCCCGGGCATCGGTAGACCTTGGCTGCCGCGGCGCCGCTCACCGGCCGGACCACCCAGCTGCCGTCGGGGCCTTCTTCGGTGACCGGCGCCGACCAGGCCAACGGCCCGGCGCCGCCGGACTCCGGTTGCCGCCGGTTACGTCGTCCCATCCGATCCGTCCCCACCGTCGAAGCGCTTCCCCAGCGCTGCAACCCGCCCGGCAACGCTAGCGTTCCGCCGTGCGACTCGTGATCGCCCGGTGCACCGTGGACTACTCCGGCCGGGTCTCGGCCCACCTGCCCGAGGCCACCCGGCTGTTGCTGGTCAAGGCCGACGGCAGCGTGCTGATCCATGCGGACGGCGGCTCGTACAAGCCGCTGAACTGGATGAGCGCGCCGTGCCAGCTGGTCGTGGATACCGACGCGGACGGCCGGGGCACCTGGACGGTGACCAGCCGATCGCTGGAACGGCTGGTCGTCACCGTCCACGACGTGGTCCACGACACCCACCACGAGCTCGGGGTCGATCCCGGCCTGCAGAAGGACGGCGTGGAGGCTCATCTGCAGCAGCTGCTGGCCCTGCACGTGTCGACTCTCGGGGAAGGCTGGACGCTGGTACGGCGGGAGTACCCGACCGCTATCGGCCCGGTCGATCTGCTGTGCCGTGACGCCGACGGCCGCAGCGTGGCCGTCGAGATCAAGCGCCGCGGCGAACTCGACGGCGTCGAACAGCTCACGCGCTACCTTGCCCTGCTCAACCGCGACCCGCTGCTCGCCCCGGTCACCGGAGTGTTCGCTGCGCAGGAGATCAAGCCGCAGGCGCGCACGCTGGCCACCGACCGGGGTATCCGGTGTGTCGTCCTGGATTACGAAGCGCTGCGCGGCACCGACGACCCGGGGCTGCGGCTCTTCTGACCGCGAGTGGCGCGATGCCGCAGGCGCTCGCCATGCCGCAGGCGCTCGCGATGCCGCAGGCGCGCCGAGCGCCTGACGCCGTCCGGCCGGGGCAACCCACGGCGGGTGTACCCGTGCTGCTGCGTCAGCCCAAGGCGGCCGGTGTCGTCACCAGACGCAGCAGTACCTCGCGCAGCAGGTCCTGCTCGGCGGCGCTCAGCCCGTCGACGGCCTCCGCCTCCCGATCCGCCCGCGCGACCTCGACGCGCCGGACCACGCCGCGCCCGGCGTCGGTGACCTCGGGGATCCGTACCCGCCGGTCATGCGGGTCGGGGCGGCGCCGTACCAGACCGTTGCGTTCGAGCCGGTCCAGCACCGCGGTCAGCGTGGTCTTGTCGACACCGACGACGCGTCCGAGCGCCAGCTGGGTGGGCTGCTCGGAGTCGGCGAGGACCGCCAGCACCACCCAGTCCCGGCTGTCGCCCAGCCCGCAGTGCCGCGCGATGCGGTCCATCCGCAGCCGCATCGACTGCGCAGCGCGGTACAGCAGCAGCGCCAGGTCGTCGGGGGCGATCACACTGTCCGGCAGGTCGGGCCCCTCCTGCTCGGGCTGCTGCCGGGCCGGTCGAGCCGACACAGTCTGTTCAGCTTCGACAGCCCCCTCGACCGAGGCCTGTTCCGCGGCGACGCCCACCATGCGAGGAGGGTAGATCAGGCAGGGTCGAGCACGAGCGATCCGACGGGCCCCGAATCATTCCGAGGGCAGACGATCGGCCCCGCTCCCGCTCGTACCGTCCTGGACGGTGACGCTCGCCCCGAGTTGCCGTAGCCGCTCGGCGAACCGGTCGTACCCCCGGTCGATGTGGTGCGCTTCGTGCACCACGGTCACCCCGTCGGCCACCAGACCGGCCAACGCGAGCGCGGCTCCGGCGCGGATGTCGGTCGCCTCGACCGGTGCCCCGGACAGCCGGTCCCGGCCACGCACCAGCGCGTGATGCCCGTCGGTGCGGACGTCGGCGCCGAGCCGGGCGAGTTCGTGCACGAAGCGGAACCGCGCCTCGAAGAGGTTCTCGGTCACCATCGCGGTGCCCTCGGCCACGGCGTTGAGCACGATGAACTGCGGCTGCAGATCGGTCGGGAATCCCGGATAGGGCAGCGTGACGATGTCGACCGCGGTGGGCCGGCGGTCCATCCGGACGCGGAACCCGTCGTCGACCAGCTCGACCTGCGCGCCGGCGGTGGTCAGCTTGTCCAAAGCGATCTCCAGATGGGACGCCGTCGCGTCACGCACCACAACATCGCCCCCGGTCAGCGCGGCGGCGACCGCCCAGGTGCCGGCGACGATGCGGTCCGGCAACGTCCGGTGCACCACTGGGCTCAGCGCATCGACACCGTCGACCTGCAGTGTCGAGGTCCCGATGCCGTCGATCTTGGCGCCCATCTGTTCCAGCATCCGGGCGATGTCGATGATCTCCGGCTCCCGGGCCGCGTTGTCGATCACCGTGGTGCCCTGCGCGGTGACCGCGGCCATCAGCAGCGTCTCGGTGGCCCCGACGCTCGGGAAGTCCAGCCAGATCGACGCGCCGCGCAGCCGGCGCCGCCGGGCCGCGACGAGGTACCCGTGCTCGCTGCGCACCTGCGCACCCATCCGCTGCAGGCCTGCGACGTGCAGATCCAGGCCGCGCGAGCCGATGTTGTCGCCGCCCGGCATCGCCACGTCGGCCTCGCCGCATCGGGCCAGCAGCGGACCGAGCACACAGATCGACGCCCGCATCCGCCGGACCAGGTCGTAGTCGGCGCGGTGCGAGAGCCGCTCCGGTACGTCGATGCGGACCTCGCCGCGGCCGGGGTCGTGGTCCACCGCGCAGCCCAGCCGTCGCAGCAGCGCGGACATGATCGTGACGTCGAGGATGTCCGGCACCCGGGTCAGCGTCGTACGGCCCTGCGCCAGCAGCGCGGCGGCCATGAGCTTCAGCACGCTGTTCTTCGCTCCGGGGACGCTCACCTGCCCGGCCAGGCGCGAGCCGCCGACCACGCGAAGCGCAGCCGCGCGGACCTCGGTCATGCCGGGAATCGTAGGCCGGAAGCCAGGCGGCGCCGCGCAACCGGAGTGCGCCGAATGGGGCAACTCCGGCGGTCTACGCTGCGCGCATGGTCAACCTGACCCGCATCTACACGCGGACCGGCGACGACGGCACGACGGCGCTCGGGGACATGAGCCGGACGTCGAAGAACGACAGCCGGCTGGTCGCCTTCGCCGAGGTCGACGAGGCAAACTCCCGCATCGGCGTGGCCCTCGCACTCGGCGAGCTGGAGCCGACCGTGCGGGGCCTGCTCACCCGGATCCAGAACGAACTGTTCGACGTCGGCGCAGACCTGTGTACGCCGGTCGTCCCGGACCCCGCCTTCCCGGCGCTGCGCGTCCTGCCGTCGTACGTCGATGCGCTCGAGGCCGCCTGCGACGACCACAACGGCCGGCTGACGCCGCTGCGGTCCTTCGTGCTGCCGGGCGGCTCGCCGGGCGCGGCTTTGCTGCACGTCGCGCGGACCGCCGTACGCACCGCCGAGCGGGCGACCTGGCGGGCACTAGAAGAGCACCGCGAGAGCATGAATCCGCTGACCGCGACCTACCTGAACCGGCTGTCCGACCTGCTGTTCATCCTCGCCCGCGGCGCGAACACCGACGGTGCCGGCGACGTGCTGTGGCAGCCCGGGGGCGATCGGACAGCCGCCGAACCGGGCTAGCTGGTCGAGGAGCCTGTCGACTCGGCTGCGGCCGCCAACGCCGACACCGCGTCGGCACCCAGATCGTGCTCGGTGAGCAGTGCCGTTGCCGCGGCGAGGTCGGAGGCCGCGTCCAGATCCAGGCGCGCCTTGAGCTCCGCCCGGTAGAGCAGAGCCTCGAACCGGTCCGCCGGCGGGGCGTCAGGGTGCCGGAGGAACCCCGCGTCGAGTACGGCGATCGCCTGCGCGGCGTCGCCGCGGGCGTCCCCCTGCCGCGCGGCGACGTCGATCACCCGGCCGAGGCCGGATCGCCGTTGCGCTGCTTGGTCATCGGCTGAGCCCGTGCGGTAGAAACGCAGCCAGTTGCCACCGACGTCCACTATCGAAAACCCGGTCGCGGTGCCCGATTTGCGCCGCGGCGGGAGCAGCCGCGGAATCCCTTTGACCGGAACCCTGCCGAATCGTGCCCGCAGCCCCGCCTTGAAGGCGGCGTGGCGCTCGTCGGGCTCGGCGACGGTGATGATCGTGCTGCCGTACGAGGTCGCCGGGTCGAAGCCGTCGATGGCGGACAGGTGGATCGCGATGTCGTCCAGCTCGACCACCGCGTAGGGGTTGGGACGACGCTGCTGGAAGCTGACGGTGAAGCCGAGGGCGGCGTAGAACGCCAGCGCCTCATCGAGGTCCGCGCAGGGCAACACCGGGTACGTGCGTTCGCCGGCCATCCGCTCCCCCTGCTTCGTCGGGCGCCGTGATCGCCCGTGGCTCAGTGCCCCAGCGCGCCGGCAGCTCGCAGCTGCGACTCGGCGCGGCGGACCGCCGCACCACCGTCGTCGTCGGTGGCGGCTCGGGCCGCCGCGAGCGCCGCCTCGGCGCTCGCCACGTCGATCTGGCTGCCCAGCTCGGCGCTCTCGGCCAGCACCGACACGACATCGGAGTCCACCGAGAAGAAACCCTCGTGCACCGCCACGGCGATCGTCGCTCCGTCCGGAGTCTGGATCCGCAGCACGCCGTCAGCCAGCAACGCGAGGACCGGTTCGTGCCCCGGCAGGATGCCGATGTCGCCCTCGATCGTCTTGGCGACCACCATCCGAGCGGCACCGTCCCAGACGCTGCCGTCGACGGCGACCACCTCGACCTGAAGTTCGGCCACGACGACCTCAGCCCGCCAGCTTGGCGGCGTTGCGCTCGACGTCCTCGACCCCGCCGCACAGGAAGAACGCCTGCTCCGGCAGGTGGTCGTAGGCACCCTCGGTCAGCGCCTTGAACGAGGCGATGGTCTCGTCGACCGGGACGAACGAGCCCGGCTGGCCGGTGAATTGCTCGGCCACGAACAGGTTCTGGGACAGGAACCGCTGGATGCGGCGTGCCCGGCCCACCAGGACCTTGTCCTCCTCGGACAGCTCGTCGATACCGAGGATCGCGATGATGTCCTGCAAGTCCTTGTAGCGCTGCAGGATCTCCTTCACCCGCGCCGCGACGGCGTAGTGCTCGTCACCGACGTACCGCGGGTCGAGGATGCGCGACGTCGAGTCCAGCGGGTCGACGGCCGGGTAGATCCCCAACTCCGAAATCGGCCGCGACAGCGTGGTCGTGGCGTCCAGGTGGGCGAAGGTGGTCGCCGGCGCGGGGTCGGTCAGGTCGTCGGCGGGCACGTAGATCGCCTGCAGCGAGGTGATCGCGTGACCGCGGGTGGAGGTGATCCGCTCCTGCAGCTCGCCCATCTCGTCCGCCAGCGTCGGCTGGTACCCCACCGCCGACGGCATCCGGCCCAGCAGCGTCGAGACCTCGGAGCCGGCCTGGGTGAAGCGGAAGATGTTGTCGATGAACAGCAGCACGTCCTGCTTCTGCACGTCGCGGAAGTACTCGGCCATCGTCAACGCCGACAGCGCGACCCGCAGCCGGGTACCGGGCGGCTCGTCCATCTGGCCGAAGACCAGCGCGGTCTTGTTG of the Actinomycetota bacterium genome contains:
- the mce gene encoding methylmalonyl-CoA epimerase, with translation MSGADGDTGADLGGTLGPLVTRLDHVGIAVADLDAATAFYARAFGMQVVHEEVNEEQGVREAMLAVGDSGSYVQLLAPLTPDSTIGKFLDRNGPGIQQMAYGVTDVEAAAARLRAAGVRLLYDTPRRGTAGSRINFVHPKDCGGVLVELVEAAADAHGEPGSADHAAAPHA
- a CDS encoding acyltransferase; the protein is MTATGTASTGASATGTSSNATGSATGPVSTEHRGLRYLPGLDGLRAIAVVGVMLYHGDVSWVRGGFLGVDVFFVLSGFLITSLLLTEYARRGGIDFKAFYLRRARRLLPALLLMLLVVGIAAAWFVRDAASQVRQDIPASLGYVTNWWYILADQSYFEAIGRPPLLKHLWSLAVEEQFYLIWPVIAFAALRWGGRRAVMIVAVVGAIASTIWMAVVSVRYGFPVDHDPSRAYFGTDTHAMGLLVGAALATVWRPDRFRERLQPSAAAAIDAVGLLALAAVVAIFLSVGEYAPALYRGGFLVLAVVTAILIAAASHPGAQLGRWLGVAPMRWIGERSYGLYLWHWPIFLVTRPELDLPVDGFALLALRFGLTAVIADLSYRFVELPVRRGVLGRWWHAVRDSDAVRRAAAMRRAAVVGVAGSIAVVAIAAGLATAPAPDAAALGGVDIESVSLDDPADPGSADPGSADPGDSDPGSSDPGTSELGGPDTSDPGTDPGKGDPPPGTGQTPHSGPTTAPAVGTVTGIGDSVMLGARTTLRTQFPGIAIDAAVARQTGTILARVQKFAAAGKLAPVVVIHTGTNGVVPEDMLSTMLTTLADRSRVVIINDAVPRSWRDDNNATIAAVVPRFPNAVIADWRAVSTGHPEYFVADGVHLTGPGMHAYAEMIAAAIGS
- a CDS encoding alpha/beta hydrolase produces the protein MVDLGYDDVGTGPAVVLLPAFPFPRQIWQAQRDALAQQGWRVLTVDLRGFGESALGDDEPALPYLAGDVLALLERLRIDRCVLGGVSMGGYVAMAMLRQAPEVVAGLLLVDTKATADSPDAAAVRRQEADAVDGSRSTQLLAQSLPSRLLGPVTRSQRPELVDQVRDWIAAASPAAVAWAQRAMATRPDSLDVLAALGVPALVLWGEDDVVSPQAEQAAMLGVLSRGTAVALPGVGHLSPLEAPEAVTAAIAGFIGPLRPPYV
- a CDS encoding alpha/beta hydrolase; this encodes MPPIVANSVLPAHREPLSLLTGDGLRLVGELASPVAGRPVATLVCVHPLPTAGGMMDSHVLRKAAWRLPALVGVAVLRFNTRGTSSAAGTSEGTFDASGAEGLDLAAAIAEVGRRGLPAPWLLGWSFGTDVVLRHGDRDPVRGAILLSPPLRWSTDDDLDHWAGSGRPLVCLVPELDDNLRPDDARARFARVPQAVVEGIAGARHLWLGEPSVRTVLDRVADVVVPGSAPLPREWDGPATRWDDLAAIDGG
- the nucS gene encoding endonuclease NucS — encoded protein: MRLVIARCTVDYSGRVSAHLPEATRLLLVKADGSVLIHADGGSYKPLNWMSAPCQLVVDTDADGRGTWTVTSRSLERLVVTVHDVVHDTHHELGVDPGLQKDGVEAHLQQLLALHVSTLGEGWTLVRREYPTAIGPVDLLCRDADGRSVAVEIKRRGELDGVEQLTRYLALLNRDPLLAPVTGVFAAQEIKPQARTLATDRGIRCVVLDYEALRGTDDPGLRLF
- a CDS encoding MarR family transcriptional regulator — its product is MRLRMDRIARHCGLGDSRDWVVLAVLADSEQPTQLALGRVVGVDKTTLTAVLDRLERNGLVRRRPDPHDRRVRIPEVTDAGRGVVRRVEVARADREAEAVDGLSAAEQDLLREVLLRLVTTPAALG
- the murA gene encoding UDP-N-acetylglucosamine 1-carboxyvinyltransferase, which translates into the protein MTEVRAAALRVVGGSRLAGQVSVPGAKNSVLKLMAAALLAQGRTTLTRVPDILDVTIMSALLRRLGCAVDHDPGRGEVRIDVPERLSHRADYDLVRRMRASICVLGPLLARCGEADVAMPGGDNIGSRGLDLHVAGLQRMGAQVRSEHGYLVAARRRRLRGASIWLDFPSVGATETLLMAAVTAQGTTVIDNAAREPEIIDIARMLEQMGAKIDGIGTSTLQVDGVDALSPVVHRTLPDRIVAGTWAVAAALTGGDVVVRDATASHLEIALDKLTTAGAQVELVDDGFRVRMDRRPTAVDIVTLPYPGFPTDLQPQFIVLNAVAEGTAMVTENLFEARFRFVHELARLGADVRTDGHHALVRGRDRLSGAPVEATDIRAGAALALAGLVADGVTVVHEAHHIDRGYDRFAERLRQLGASVTVQDGTSGSGADRLPSE
- a CDS encoding cob(I)yrinic acid a,c-diamide adenosyltransferase yields the protein MVNLTRIYTRTGDDGTTALGDMSRTSKNDSRLVAFAEVDEANSRIGVALALGELEPTVRGLLTRIQNELFDVGADLCTPVVPDPAFPALRVLPSYVDALEAACDDHNGRLTPLRSFVLPGGSPGAALLHVARTAVRTAERATWRALEEHRESMNPLTATYLNRLSDLLFILARGANTDGAGDVLWQPGGDRTAAEPG
- a CDS encoding F0F1 ATP synthase subunit epsilon produces the protein MAELQVEVVAVDGSVWDGAARMVVAKTIEGDIGILPGHEPVLALLADGVLRIQTPDGATIAVAVHEGFFSVDSDVVSVLAESAELGSQIDVASAEAALAAARAATDDDGGAAVRRAESQLRAAGALGH
- the atpD gene encoding F0F1 ATP synthase subunit beta, producing the protein MTATTQSATGVGRVARVTGPVVDVEFPVEAMPELFNALTVEVSFASGEQEATARTLTLEVAQHIGDNMVRAISMQPTDGLVRGADVVDTGAAISVPVGDVTLGHVWNALGKPLDVPESSLQITERRGIHAHAPSFDQLESKTEVFVTGIKVIDLLTPYVKGGKIGLFGGAGVGKTVLIQEMINRVAEQFAGVSVFAGVGERTREGNDLFGEMTESGVINKTALVFGQMDEPPGTRLRVALSALTMAEYFRDVQKQDVLLFIDNIFRFTQAGSEVSTLLGRMPSAVGYQPTLADEMGELQERITSTRGHAITSLQAIYVPADDLTDPAPATTFAHLDATTTLSRPISELGIYPAVDPLDSTSRILDPRYVGDEHYAVAARVKEILQRYKDLQDIIAILGIDELSEEDKVLVGRARRIQRFLSQNLFVAEQFTGQPGSFVPVDETIASFKALTEGAYDHLPEQAFFLCGGVEDVERNAAKLAG